The following proteins are co-located in the Periplaneta americana isolate PAMFEO1 chromosome 12, P.americana_PAMFEO1_priV1, whole genome shotgun sequence genome:
- the LOC138711099 gene encoding tubulin alpha-1 chain-like: protein MRECLSIHIGQAGAQIGNACWELYCLEHGIQPDGQMPSDKTVGGGDDSFNTFFSETGAGKHVPRAVFVDLEPTVVDEIRTGTYRQLFHPEQLITGKEDAANNYARGHYTIGKEIVDLVLDRIRKLADQCTGMQGFLIFHSFGGGTGSGFTSLLMERLSVDYGKKSKLEFAIYPAPQVSTAVVEPYNSILTTHTTLEHSDCAFMCDNEAIYDICRRNLDIERPTYTNLNRLISQIVSSITASLRFDGALNVDLTEFQTNLVPYPRIHFPLVTYAPVISAEKAYHEQLSVAEITNACFEPANQMVKCDPRHGKYMACCMLYRGDVVPKDVNASIATIKTKRTIQFVDWCPTGFKVGINYQPPTVVPGGDLAKVQRAVCMLANTTAIAEAWARLDHKFDLMYAKRAFVHWYVGEGMEEGEFSEAREDLAALEKDYEEVGMDSVEGEGEGAEEY from the exons atg CGTGAATGTCTGTCAATTCACATTGGGCAAGCTGGAGCCCAGATTGGCAATGCTTGCTGGGAACTGTACTGCCTGGAACATGGGATACAGCCTGATGGACAGATGCCTTCAGACAAGACCGTGGGAGGTGGTGATGACAGCTTCAACACTTTCTTCAGCGAGACAGGAGCAGGAAAGCATGTTCCGAGGGCAGTGTTTGTGGATTTAGAACCCACTGTTGTTG ATGAAATCCGCACAGGAACATATCGTCAGTTATTCCATCCCGAACAACTGATAACTGGGAAAGAAGATGCTGCTAACAACTATGCCAGAGGACATTACACAATTGGGAAGGAAATTGTGGACCTGGTGCTGGACCGAATTCGCAAGTTGGCAGACCAATGTACTGGGATGCAAGGCTTCCTGATCTTCCACTCATTTGGCGGAGGTACTGGCTCAGGTTTCACATCTCTGCTCATGGAAAGATTGTCCGTGGATTATGGGAAGAAAAGCAAGTTGGAATTTGCCATATATCCAGCCCCTCAG GTATCAACTGCTGTAGTGGAGCCCTACAACTCAATCCTGACTACACACACCACCTTGGAGCATTCAGACTGCGCCTTCATGTGTGACAACGAGGCCATCTACGACATCTGCCGTCGTAACTTAGACATTGAGCGTCCTACTTACACTAATCTGAATCGACTGATCAGTCAGATTGTGTCGTCTATCACAGCCTCTTTGCGCTTTGATGGAGCCTTGAATGTGGATCTCACAGAGTTCCAGACCAACTTGGTGCCATACCCTCGCATACACTTCCCCCTCGTTACTTATGCCCCTGTAATTTCTGCAGAGAAGGCTTACCATGAGCAACTGTCGGTAGCAGAAATCACGAATGCTTGCTTTGAACCAGCAAATCAAATGGTGAAGTGCGACCCTCGGCACGGGAAGTACATGGCATGCTGCATGCTATATCGTGGAGATGTCGTGCCAAAAGATGTTAACGCTTCCATCGCCACCATCAAGACAAAACGTACAATTCAATTTGTGGACTGGTGCCCAACTGGCTTTAAAGTTGGAATTAACTACCAACCACCTACAGTTGTTCCTGGCGGTGATTTAGCAAAGGTGCAACGTGCAGTATGCATGCTGGCAAACACAACAGCCATTGCCGAAGCATGGGCACGCCTTGACCACAAATTTGATTTAATGTATGCCAAACGAGCTTTCGTGCATTGGTATGTAGGAGAGGGTATGGAGGAAGGTGAATTTTCCGAGGCTCGTGAAGATCTGGCTGCGTTGGAGAAGGATTATGAAGAAGTTGGTATGGATTCTGTTGAAGGCGAAGGAGAAGGAGCTGAAGAGTACTAA